TGGTATTTGTTCCTGTCAAAACTCATAAAGATACGATCCCCGGCTTTCAGGTCCATACGCTCCTCCGTGAGAACTTTCAATATGCTGTTTCCCACTTTTATGTTGTAAATCACTTCCCTACCGAGAGGTTCGAGGACATAAACCTCAGCAGGTATTGAATCCTCAGTCTTTTTAAGACTGAGTTTTATATGCTCCGGTCTCACACCAAGCTTTAGCTTTTTCTCAACGAGCTTCGCCATAATCTCTCTCCTTTGAGGTAATGTCTTGAACTTGAAGTTTTCGTCCTGGAGGTAAAATTCACCATTGTAGTTCTTAACTTCCACGTTCAGGATGTTCATAGCGGGGGTACCAACGAATGTGGCTACGAAGACATTTGACGGGTAGTTATAAATATTATCAGCGGTATCATATTGTTGTATCCTACCCATTGAAAACACAGCGATACGGTTAGCCATGGTCATAGCTTCTATTTGATCGTGGGTCACGTACACTGTAGTAATACCGAGATCATTCTGGAGCTTCTTTATCTCAGCTCTCATATACGACCTGAGAGCGGCATCGAGATTAGAAAGGGGTTCATCAAAGAGTAGTATTTTTGGCCTTTTTACCAGAGCACGGGCGATGGCCACACGCTGTTGCTGTCCACCGGAAATCTGGAAAGGCCTTCTGTCCAGTAGTTTTCCTATGTCAAGATTTTTCGTGACTTCTCGAACACGTCTGTCTATCTCATCTTTCTTCATTTTTTGTGCTCTCAAGGGGAATGCGATGTTATCGTACAGGTTCATATGCGGGTATAGAGCATAACTCTGAAATACCATTCCTATTCCCCTGTCTTTTGGAGGGACATTGTTCATCAGTTGATCGTCGAAATATATCTCACCAGCCGTAGGCTTATAAATCCCAGCAATCATGAGCAGCGTGGTGGTCTTTCCACAACCCGAAGGACCAAGGAGAACTGTGAATTCCCCATCCTTTATCTCAAGATTTATGCTGTCTACAGCTTTCACATTCTTGAAATGCTTGCTAAGGTTTTTTAGAAGAATTCTCGCCATTGTCTCACTCCTTATCCTTTTGTTCCGGTTATATTAACCTGCAACAGATATTTGTTGGCGAAGAAATAGAACATGAGAGTTGGAAGCATGTAGAACAGACTTATAGATGTTAACAGTCCATAATCAACAAACCTGAAATCACCTATAACTCCCTTAATATACCTCGAAAGGGTCCAGGTTTGCTGATCGAGAATAAATGTGTTGATAAATATGAACTCGCTCCAACCCGAGAGAAATCCAAAAATAGCTGTAACAGCCATTCCAGGCCTGACCAGCGGCAATATCACTTTGAAAAACACCTGTATTCTGGAATAACCATCAACAGTACCTGCCCATTCGATTTCCCATGGAAGCTGGTCATAAAATCCTTTCATAATCCAAGCGCCCCACGGGATTTCAAGGGCAACCTTCAAAAGAATAATTCCCCATAAACTGTTTATGAGATTCATCGTTCTCAATACATAATAAACAGCCACCAAAAGGGAAACAGATGGGAACGAATGGAGCACAAGGATTGTCAGCAACATGGTCTTTCTTCCACGGAATTTGTACCTTGAAAGGGCATAGCCTGCAAAACTTGTAATGAATAATTCTAAAACCATTACCATTACAGCAACTATAAAAGTATTTAGAGTTACCTGCCATATATTGGGATACCCTCTGACGGAATGGATAAGGAATTTCCAGTGTTCCAATGTCAATTTCGTGGGAATTATTCCGTATTTCATTTCTACTGCGAAAGAATTGAGCACGAGCCAGAGGTAACTTAAAATTATGGGGAGACTAATAACAAACAATATGATAATTATGATTGTGTTCGTTATTTTTTCACCGTGCCTTTGAAAAAAGCTGAGCTTATATTCTCTACTTTCCATCATGCATCGACCTCTATTCTTGGTTCTTGAATCATTTCTCTAAACTTGAAGACTTTAAGGTATATAAGTGAAGCAACCAGCCCTATTATTACAAGGACAAGGGATAGTGAAGCACCAAATCCAAATCTGAAATTCTCAAAAGCATTGTGATACGTATACAATGCCCACACTTCCGTTGAAAATACCGGTCCTCCATCTGTAATGATGAGAATATACTCAAAGGAAGTGAGAAGTGAAAGTGTCTGATAGGCTGTTGTAAAAAGAACTTGCCACTTCAAAAGAGGAAGTATCACCTTCCTCACTTTGAAGAACCAGCCAGCACCATCAACACTGGCAGCATATAGATAATCCCGTGGAATGGATTTTATCGCTGAGGTGAAGAGAATCATACCAAAGGAAGCACCAACAAAACCATTTGCGAGGACGATAACAGCCATTGGATGTTGCGACAAAAAATCCATAGGTTCGACATTTCCAAAGAGTAGTTCCCTTAAGCTATTCAGCAAACCAAAGCGGGTGGAATCGAATATCCACAACCACAGGAGGCCATAAACCACGGAAGGAGTCAATCTAGGAAGCATCCAGATGAGCCGGAAAAATGTTCCGGAACGTTCCGAAATACTGGTGGTTAACAGCGACAAAAGCAGAGCAAGTCCAACATTGAAAAAGGCAAGGGTAAATCCTACATAGATCAGCGTGTTCTTAATTACCATTCCTATGAGAAAATCATGGGCCATATCAATAAAGTTCTGAAAGCCCACAAAATCCCAATTAAATCTGTAATCCATTTCTGTTAAAGATAGGATTACCGTTAAAACAGCCGGTGCCAGGAAAAATATCAAAACTAGTATCACACCTGGACCAAGGAATAAAGAAAGAGCTATAATCGTTTTTTTGCTATGTTTTGCTTTTGATATGTCTGTTGTCTTCGATTTCACTTACCGAGGCCCCCTTCGTTAAAGTGAAAGCCTCCGCACAATTTATGCGGAGGCTTAAACTGCTTACTTGATAATGACGTCATCTTTAAGCTGTTGCTTCAACCTCTTGGCAGCAAATTTGACCGCGAAATCAGGAGTCATCTTCCCGGACTCGAGACCGGTCATGGTGTCAAAGATTATTCTGTTGTATTCATTGAACCTGTCATTATTAGGAACAAAGGACGCCTGGGGTAATAACATCGCGGCGGCTTTTTTCGAAAAAGCATCAGCTGCATACATCGGTACAGAAAGTTCTTCGTACCTGATGGCAAGATGTCCACTTTCAACCGCGTGTTTGGCATTGAGATATGGATCAGAAGCGAAGAGTAACAGTAGTGTGGCGAGTTCTGGATATTTCGATTTGGAAGTTACCATGTAGACTACAGGATGGGAAAGGGTGTTTCCAGGGACTCCCTTATATGCGGAGGGAGTCAGTGTGAAGGTCAGCAGGTTATCGATTTCTTCCTCTGAATAGCCAAACATATTGATCCATTCCGCCCTGTTCCACGTACCACCCATGAGAGCAAGAACCTCTCCTTGTGGACCTGCAAAACTCTTGTGGATATTGTTCCATTCGGTTCCTATTAGATTCTTCGGGGTCACTTTGTAAGTATTCGTCAGGTCATAGATGAATTGGAACACTTTCTTTGCGCCTTCGGTGTCAAAGACGAGTTTTCCAGCTTCGGGATCGTATATAGGCACTTCAAAAGATTTGAAGAGCTGGAAGTAGTCAACACCCATTTTGGGTCTGTGCCAGAGCCCCCACTTGACAACGCCGGCCTTTATCGCTTCCTGACCAAGCTTTACAAGGTCATAAAGGGTGTATTCACCGGTAGCGAATTTATTCATCATATCGGCGATTTCTTCTTCAGTGTATCCCATTTCCTTGAGCTTATCTTTTCTTACCCAAAGTGGCCTTGCTTCTGTATCCTGGGGGATAGCATAGATTTTCCCATTGAACTTGGTAGCTTCCCAAAGCGCAGGGAAGAAATCTTTAAATCCAAGGTCCCAGTACTTCTCAACATATTCATCGATTGGCCGGACATAACCGGCTTTTGCCCACATGCCAAGATCGTCGTGCCCGGAAGTGATAATGTCGAGCTGTTGGTCTTTTGTCTGGAAAGCGATGAGAGCTCTCTGCTTATACGAACTCCAGTCTGTGGAATCAAAATAGGCTTCGACTTCGACCCTTATATCGGCCCCAGCAGCTTCAAGAACAGTATTCAGCATTTCTGCTGCTCTCTCGAGGTTCAATTTCCTGTTAATAGACGGGTCGTCAGGTCCTACTGCCCAGGCGACAAGCTTAATGGTCTGAACCGCAAATAACGAAGACAGCACAAAAAGCGAAAGTAATGCAAAGATAAGTACGCGTTTCATAAAAACCCCTCCCTTTTTAAAGTGTTGGCCAATTAGGAAGTATTGGCCAAAGGCCGAATTTATCTAAATTGAGTGCTTTCCCTTATGAGAACTTTGGTGAATAATGAAATCTGCACCGGGCTGATGTCTTCTTTGTTCAAAAGGTCAAACAATCGTTTCGCAGCTAGAGAGCCCATCTCTTCTTTAGGAACATGTACGGTCGTCAATGGTGGTTGACAGCTTATGGATGACATGATGTTGTCAAAGCCAAGAACCCCCAGGTCTTCAGGTACTTTTTTCCCCAGTTCTCTGAGATACTCGATAGTTTCAATCGCATAGCGGTCCTCAAAAACAGCGATCAGTTCAGCATCTTTGTTATCATTTAGAATCCTTTTCAGGAGTAACTTCAAGTCCTGACCTTCTTCAAAGTCATAGACTATTGGAAGTAATCCCTTTTCATTCATCGCTCTCCTGTAACCAATCATTCTCTGCTCATAACTGAAGTGTTTCGCTGTGTTGTGAATGTACGCTATCCTTCGATAGCCTTTTTCCAGAAATGCCTTTATCAGCTTGTACTCACCATCGAAACCATTCGAAATTACACAGTCTACATCATATCCTGAGATAAATTGATCAACAAGAACAAAAGGCTTCCCAATCTTCTGAAATTTTTCGATGATTTCTTCTGAAATTCCACCGCCGACCAATAAGAAGCCGTCTTTGGCCTCGATTCCATCCCTTTCGTTCATCATGCTGAAAGGGAAAATGGAATAATTGCATTTCTTGCGTGAGAAATAGTCCTGAATGCCTTCAAAGACTTTAACGTAAAACTGATATTCAGAACTCTCGATTCCTTTAAATACTTCATCTGGACAACCAATACCTATTTCATAGAATCGTTTCTTGGCGAGATTTTTCGCAAAGACATCGGGTTTGTAATTGAGAGATTCGATGGCCATCAGTACTCTCTGCCTTGTTTTCTCCGAGACATTAGGGCTACCATTTATGACACGTGAGACAGTGGCAGTAGATACATTGGCAATTCTTGCAACGTCTTTTGTTCGAATTTTCAAACCATAACCCTCCTCAGTTAAAATGACCATATCCTATTTTCTCACAGTAACTCTCTCATACAAAACCCGAATAAACACAGAAACACAGAATTAACGATGATTATTCAGGATTATGTCAAATAACAGCAGAGCATTATGTAATCGCATACATAAACAAGATAAATTCAATCTTCACAAGCCAAAATAGTTTGAGCTTAATTTCACATAGTTTGGAATCGTTTATAAATATGCTTCACAAATTTATTTTTGATGTAAGCGCATACATTCTAAAACAAGTAGATCTCTTAATATCATCAATCCAGAGGCGGAGCGATAATTCGAATCAGGTCTTCAGCGGTAACTTCGTCCCTGGATACGTCCGCAACTTTTTCGCCATGGTCGAGTACCACAAATCTTGATGCAACTCTATACACATGATAGATATTGTGTGCCACCAGAACGACCGATATACCCCTCTTACTGACTTCTTCAATCAGACTCAGTATCGCTTCAGTCTCGCGTACTGAAACAGCGGCAGTAGGTTCGTCAAGGATCAATAGCTTTGCCCCAAAGTGGACCCCCCGTCCCACTGCAACAGTCTGCCTTTGACCTCCAGAAAGAAAAGCCACCGCTTGATCTACTGACGGGATTTCAATCCCCAGGCCTCTCAATCCCTGGCGGGATACTTTTCTCATTTTCGATTTATCGAGGACCTTAATTGGTCCAACTTTTTTGCAGATTTCACGTCCAAGAAAGAAATTTCGCCATACCGGCATCAAACCGACGAGAGCAAGGTCCTGATAAACAACCTCGATTCCCGCTTCGTGGGAATCGCGGGGGGTATTAAATTTGACCTCTTTTCCATCAAAAAATATTTGCCCTTCGTCATGATGATAATATCCGGCTATGATCTTTATCAATGTGGACTTTCCTGCTCCATTATCACCTAATAGTCCAACGACTTCTCCCTCTTCAACCCTGAAATCAACGCCTTTTAGTGCCTCAACCGCTCCAAAGCTTTTCTTAATACCTCGAGCTTCCAGTAAACTCATCATTACACCTCCACCCTGTTATTCTCCAACCAGCTTTTTCTTGATCTTGATATTGCTTAGGGCAGCTGCAATGAGTATTATCCCGACGAAAGCTTGATACCAGTAAGCTGGAGCTCCTATAAGAATCAACCCATTGTTAAGAGAAGCGAGAATTATACTTCCCAAAAAGGCACCAAAGGCGCTTCCGTATCCTCCTGTCATGAGTGTACCGCCTATAACAGCAGCCGTAATAGCCTGAAGCTCCATTTCTATGCCAAGAGAAGGATCTACAATGCGAAACCTTGCAAAAGTGGCTATACCTGCAAGCCCTGCCATAAGACCGCTTATCATGAATGTTGAGGTCTTTATCTTCCAGGATTCGACACCCATAGCATCTGCAACGTTTGGATTTCCCCCGCTGGCAGATATCCAGTTTCCATAGCGTGTCCAGTCAAGAATGAAATAAAAGAGGAAGGTAAATCCGAGAAACCACAGACTCGACCAGCGCATGTTCGGACCAAAGCGACCGCCAAAAATCTCAGCGATAAGCTTCCCGCTAGAAGGAAGTATTATCGGAAATCCTCCAGTTACGGCCAGAACTACACCACGCCAAAACCACTGAGTACCCAGTGTTGTGATGAAGGACGGAATGCGCCCCTTCGTTGTCACCACACCATTGACAATCCCCTGACCCGCGGCAAAGGCTAAAGCAATGACCACAGCTAAAATGGCAGGAATTCCATTTTTTGCGAGCAAAGCAAAGATTATCGGTGTGAGGGCAAAAATCGAACCGACACTGAGGTCGAACTCCCCAGATATCATAACCAGATTTATTCCCATGGTAACTATTCCAAGCTCAGCTGCAACAGTTGATATGGTGACAAGGTTCCCCAGCGATAAAAACTGTGGGTTCATGACGCCAAAAATAGCAAAAATCGCGACAAGCGAAATGACTCCACCGACTTCTTTGAAATTCAACAGTCTGAGTAATAGCGAACCATTGTTGTTTGCCGCCACTCAATTTACCTCCTTTTCCCCGGCATAAATATAGAATGGGGGAAGGAAGTGTTTTCCTTCCCCCGAAAAGAATCAGCGGTAGCCTTCTTTTACGCTCTGGACTACAGGTTCGAGGTTGTCCTTCGTGATTATGAAAGGACCTGTGAGCACGTCACCAATGGGAGTGAGACCATACTTCTTGTAGAAGTAAAGGAATTCCACCGCAAGGTATCCCTGCAGATACTGCTGCTGATCGACGGTGTATAGTACTTTACCTTCCCTTATCCATTCGAGCATCTCTTCTGTGAGGTCGAAGCCACTGACCTTAACCTTTCCTAGAAGTCCCATGTCTTCCACCACTGTTACAGCAGGAAGTGTACCAATGGGGCCAAGGGTGAATATCATGTCCGTGTCGGGATGTTTTCTCAGGTACCCTTCAAGGACAGCGACACCCTTCGCCGGGTCAACGGTTATGTTTAACTTCTCAACAGGGATGCCCTTTTCACTCAGGACATCGATTATACCCTTTGCACGCATTTCAAGGCCAGCATGTCCAACCTCATGGATAGCGATAACAGCGCGTTTTGGAGTGAACTGGGATAGAACGTACATAGCACCGTTGTATCCGCCGAGGTATTCGTTGTTGCCTATGTAAGCAAGGTATGGTATCTTATCGAGGCCTGTTCTGGGATCGGGAACGTTAATGGCGATGACCGGAATTCCAGAAGCAATGGCTCTCTTGAGAGGTTCATCGACGGCGTTGGCATCAGTAATCGTAACTATTAACCCATCGGGTTTTGCGGAGATAGCAGCGTTCAGGTTATTGACAAATGTTTGAAGAGAGTACTTAACCGGACCAAGATACGTTGCGTTTACACCGTATTTTTCGGCTGCGTCGTTCATCCCCTTCATTACGATTCCCCAGAAAGGATCAGCTGGTCCACCATGGGAAACCAGATAAAAATTGTACTCTGCCAGTAGGAGACTTGAACTAAGAACCAGTAACAGCACTACAAGAAACTTTTTCATGCAACACCCTCCCTTTAAAATATTTTGGATTCTACAAGAAAAATTCCCCGTTTAGTTCCTGCCTTTCACCCCCTTTTTAGATAATCAGCGGGGCAAAGAAATGTCCCCGTCTATGATTTGCTCCAGTTCTTTACTTTCCGGGCTGACTTTTGCTACCCCTGAATCAATGGCAGCTTTTGCCACTGCCATAGCCACAGCCTTGCCTACACCCGGATCAAAAGCTCTCGGAATGATTCTGCTCTCGCATACTTCGGATTCATCGAGGAATCCCGCTAGAGCATCCACCGCAGCAAGCTTCATTTCATCATTTATATCCTTCGCTCTTACAGATAGTGCACCGCGAAAGAGCCCTGGGAATACGAGCACGTTGTTTATCTGGTTATCGAAATCGGATCTTCCGGTGGCCACAATTTTCGCTCCCGCCTCTTTAGCTTCATCGGGGTATATCTCTGGAATGGGATTAGCTACGGCAAAGATTACCGGGTCTTTCGCCATGGACCTGACCATATCCTGCGTCACAAGACCGCCTACAGAGGTACCAATGAATACGTCTGCTCCTTTCATGGCGTCTTCAAGGCTGCCTGTTAATCCTTCAGGATTGATCAGCGAAGCTATCTCCTCGTGGAAGGGATTCAATAGCGTTTCCGGGTGATTCTTGTTTAAGATACCGTTTCTGTCACAGGCCACGATGTTCCTGACGCCGGCTGCAAGGAGCATTTTTATAACAGCTCCACCGGCAGCTCCTACACCGACTGTTGCCACTTTGATTTCATTGAGTCTCTTGCCGATGATCTTCAATGCATTCTTCAACGCAGCAAGGATAATAATAGCTGCTCCATGCTGGTCATCGTGAAAAACGGGTATGTTCAGGCGTTTTCTCAATTCAGTTTCGATATAAAAGCACTGTGGTGAAGCGATATCCTCGAGATTTATTCCCCCAAAGGTCGGACTGATCGTTTCCACAAATTCCACAATTTTTTCAGGATCTTGAGTGTTGATACAGAGTGGATAGGCATCAACATTCGCAAATTCCTTGAAGAGCACTGCCTTTCCTTCCATGACCGGTAAAGCTGCTTCCGGTCCGATGTTTCCGAGTCCCAGCACTGCAGAACCGTCAGAGACGATCGCAACGGCGTTCCAACGGTTGGTGTATGTGAAAACTTCTTCAGGCTTTTCGTGAATCAGTTTTGATACGTCTGCAACACCGGGGGTGTATGCAAGGGAGAGCATCTTCTGATTGTTAACCGGTATCCTGCTCTTCACTTCAAGCTTTCCACGAAATTTCTTGTGCAGTTCGAGAGCTTCATTGTTCATATCGATACCTCCTATCAGAGCAGTTCAGCTATTCTCACCGGGCGATTTTCCCTGGCGGAAACATCGGCGGCTCGAGCTATAAGAATTGAGCGATAACCAGCTTCCACGCCAACAGAAACGGGCTTCTCTTCCAGAACACTTTCTACAAAGGCTTCTATTTCGTTAGCGAATGATTTCATATAGCGTTGAGGGAAGTAATACAGAGGCTTGTCAGTACAAACCGCTTCCTCCGTGCTCATGATGACGTTGGTCTCTCTGTCATTCTCGGCGCGTGCGCTTCCTTTTGAACCGAAGACTTCCACTCTCTGATCATAGCCGTATACAGCCTTTCTGCTGACATCGATCACACAGATCGCTCCATTTTCCATTTTGAGCATGGCGTAGGCGGTATCGAAGTCTCCCGCTTCGCCGATTCTTGGGTCGAGAAGTACACTTCCGCCTGCATAGACCTCGACTACTTCCGATCCGGTGAGAAATCTTGCGGTATCAAACTCGTGGATCATGAAATCGAAGAAGATGCCGCCAGATTTTTTCACGAATTCGATATCCGGTAAGTGAGGATCTCTTGAGGTGGTTCTGATCAGATGAACTTCACCCAGTTTGCCCGAATCGATAAAACTCTTAATCTTCCTGAAGTTGTGATCGAAGCGCCTGTTGAAAGCGATTTGTATTTTCACACTGACATTGGAAAGTGTTTCAAAAAGTTCTTTTGCCGTTTCGAGATCATGAGCTAGAGGTTTTTCCATAAAAACATGTTTTCCAGCCTTTACCGCCTCTTTTAGCATCTCACCGTGGAGCGTTGTTGGGGAAGCAATAACAACAGCATCGATTTCTGGATCTTTCAGAGGAATGTGCCAGTCAGCTACAATTTCAAAATCTCCCAGATTCCTTCCCCATTCTTCCGTCTCTTCGACACGTGGATCTGCCAATATTTTGACTTCAGCTTCAGGTACATGTTGAACGAGGTTTGTGGTGTGAATTCTTCCCAGTCTTCCGAGACCAATAACACCTATCTTCAAACGATTCACAAAATCAGCCCCTATCCCTTAAAGGACTTCCTCAATTTTTACCGGTCGGTTTTCTCTGGCAGAAATCGTGGCAGCCCTAGCGATAACTATGGCCATCAGACCATCATGACCAGATACCGGGATTTTTCTCCCGTAAAGCAGGGCATCGACAAAATCATGCATTTCATCTTCAAAAGACTGCATATATCTCTCCAGGAAAAAATAGAGTGGTTTGTCGCTTGCAACGCATTCTTCGTTGCTGAAGATAACATTTGTCTCGGTGTCATTTTCCGCTCGTGCACAGCCCTTGGAACCAAATACTTCCACTCTCTGATCATAACCATAAGCGGCTTTTCTGCTGTTGTCGATTATGCAGGTCGCACCATTGCGGAATTTCAGAATTGTCGCTGTCGTGTCGAAGTCACCCGCTTTGCCTATTTTAGGATCTATGAGTACACTTCCAGAGGCGTAAACTTCAACGACTTCGTCTCCAACAAGGTAACGGGCCATATCAAAATCGTGAATTGTCATGTCCATGAATATGCCGCCGGAGACTTTCACGTATTCAATCGGTGGCGGTGCAGGATCGCGAGAGGTGATATTCACTACATGAACATCTCCTATTTTCCCTTCTTCGACCATCGAGCGAATTTTTCTGAAATTGTGGTCAAACCTTCGGTTAAAACCTATCTGAAGTTTGACGCCTTCTTCTTTCACAACTTCAAGGGCTTTCTTCGTCTTTTCGAGGTCCATGTCTATGGGTTTTTCACAGAAGATGTCCTTCTTTGCTCTGGCAGAAGCGATTATCAAGTCCGCGTGGGTATTTGTGGGCGAACAGATGATAATCGCATCGATTTCAGGGTCATTTATGACTTGCATGGGATCGGTTACGATGCGTTCTATTCCAAGAGATCGTGCCCATTCTTTGGTCTCTTCATAGCGTGGGTCACAGATCACTGTAACTTCCGCTTTTTCAACCTTCTGAACCAGGTTCTTTGTGTGAATTCTTCCAATCCTGCCAGCTCCTATAACACCTACCCTGACTTTTTTACCCACCATTTTCATCACTCCTAAAATCCGAGAATCTCTCTGAGATAGGCTCGCGCCTTCTTCGCGTATTCAAGAGGAGGAGCGAGTTTTGGATCCTGTTCCGCTTCAACGACAATCCACCCCTTGTAATCAATGTCATCCAGCGCTTTCACAATCGGTGCAAAATCAATCATCCCGTCCCCGGGAACCGTGAAGACGCCCTGCTTTACCGAATAGAGAAAACTCCAATCCTCTTTAAAAGAGCGTTCCATGACGTCCTTGCGCAGATCTTTAAAATGTACATGTTTTATACGAGGACCATAATCTTTTATCATTCGTAGAGGATCTCCACCGGTAAAGACCAGATGACCTGTGTCAAGGAGGAGATAAACCAATTCAGGATCGGTGCTGTCCATAAGCCTTATGATCTCTTCGTATGTCTGAACACCTGTACCCATGTGGTGATGGAAAACTATTTTCATATCCTTCTCGACGGCCAGCTTTCCAAGCTGGTGGAGACCTTCAACCAGTTTCTTCCAGTCTTCGTCGGTAAAAACAGGTTTTTTGCTGTGTAGTGGAGTGTCCATGAGGCCCTGAATACTCTTGCCACTTTCAGAAACG
This genomic interval from Kosmotoga pacifica contains the following:
- the iolG gene encoding inositol 2-dehydrogenase, whose protein sequence is MVGKKVRVGVIGAGRIGRIHTKNLVQKVEKAEVTVICDPRYEETKEWARSLGIERIVTDPMQVINDPEIDAIIICSPTNTHADLIIASARAKKDIFCEKPIDMDLEKTKKALEVVKEEGVKLQIGFNRRFDHNFRKIRSMVEEGKIGDVHVVNITSRDPAPPPIEYVKVSGGIFMDMTIHDFDMARYLVGDEVVEVYASGSVLIDPKIGKAGDFDTTATILKFRNGATCIIDNSRKAAYGYDQRVEVFGSKGCARAENDTETNVIFSNEECVASDKPLYFFLERYMQSFEDEMHDFVDALLYGRKIPVSGHDGLMAIVIARAATISARENRPVKIEEVL
- the iolG gene encoding inositol 2-dehydrogenase; the encoded protein is MNRLKIGVIGLGRLGRIHTTNLVQHVPEAEVKILADPRVEETEEWGRNLGDFEIVADWHIPLKDPEIDAVVIASPTTLHGEMLKEAVKAGKHVFMEKPLAHDLETAKELFETLSNVSVKIQIAFNRRFDHNFRKIKSFIDSGKLGEVHLIRTTSRDPHLPDIEFVKKSGGIFFDFMIHEFDTARFLTGSEVVEVYAGGSVLLDPRIGEAGDFDTAYAMLKMENGAICVIDVSRKAVYGYDQRVEVFGSKGSARAENDRETNVIMSTEEAVCTDKPLYYFPQRYMKSFANEIEAFVESVLEEKPVSVGVEAGYRSILIARAADVSARENRPVRIAELL
- the iolE gene encoding myo-inosose-2 dehydratase — its product is MGINREDIKLAIAPIAWTNDDMPELGGDIPFEQCINEMAEAGFEGSEVGNKFPRDPEVLHKALEPRGLQIASAWFSSYFTTKDPEETITAFIKHRDFLHAMGAKVIVVSESGKSIQGLMDTPLHSKKPVFTDEDWKKLVEGLHQLGKLAVEKDMKIVFHHHMGTGVQTYEEIIRLMDSTDPELVYLLLDTGHLVFTGGDPLRMIKDYGPRIKHVHFKDLRKDVMERSFKEDWSFLYSVKQGVFTVPGDGMIDFAPIVKALDDIDYKGWIVVEAEQDPKLAPPLEYAKKARAYLREILGF